One genomic region from Robbsia betulipollinis encodes:
- the zwf gene encoding glucose-6-phosphate dehydrogenase, translating to MDPIAKVTSPALASQPPAPPSVKQAPPCTLVIFGAHGDLTKRLLTPALYNLIGSNSLDDHFRVIGVDRIDGSDAAWREELGQTMQEFTKDPDGEFYTPQINDQWWQDLASRIEYHQADFTDLAQMTALGQKISGNAVFYLAVASRFFAVVVENLAKVGLTKEADDAFRRVVIEKPFGTDLESARVLNEHILRVLDEHQIYRIDHFLGKETVQNILAMRFGNGIFEPLWRREYVDHVQITAAETVGVEGRGAFYEPTGALRDMIPNHLFQLLAMVAMEPPNSFSAETVRNAKEQLFEAIRPIAPENAVRGQYTAGTVDGRAVTAYRDSAGVAKDSDTETFVALKLEIDNWRWSGVPFYMRTGKSMTGRRTEVVVRFRTAPFAMFQDTPVDELTPNDLVLNIQPAQGVTLNISAKIPGQKMQLSGVEMKFRYEDAFKLTPNVGYETLLYDCLCGDATLFQRADNIEAAWRVVDPALKAWAADRNGPERYAAGSSGPEGAEELLRKDGRSWSRLDKAG from the coding sequence ATGGATCCGATTGCAAAAGTGACGTCGCCCGCGCTGGCGAGTCAGCCTCCCGCCCCGCCCTCGGTCAAGCAAGCGCCTCCTTGCACCCTGGTGATTTTTGGCGCGCATGGCGACCTGACCAAACGTCTGCTGACGCCGGCGTTGTACAACCTGATCGGCTCGAATTCGCTCGACGACCACTTTCGCGTCATTGGCGTCGATCGGATCGATGGCAGCGACGCGGCATGGCGCGAGGAACTGGGCCAGACGATGCAGGAATTCACCAAAGATCCCGACGGAGAATTCTACACGCCGCAAATCAACGATCAGTGGTGGCAGGACCTCGCGTCGCGCATCGAGTACCACCAGGCCGATTTCACCGATCTCGCGCAAATGACCGCGTTGGGGCAAAAGATTTCCGGCAACGCGGTTTTCTATCTGGCTGTCGCTTCACGTTTTTTCGCGGTCGTCGTCGAAAACCTGGCGAAAGTCGGATTGACGAAGGAAGCGGACGATGCATTCCGGCGCGTGGTGATCGAAAAGCCCTTCGGTACCGATCTGGAAAGCGCCCGCGTGTTGAATGAACATATCCTGCGCGTGCTTGATGAGCATCAGATTTACCGCATCGACCATTTTCTCGGCAAGGAAACGGTGCAGAACATTCTGGCGATGCGTTTCGGTAACGGTATTTTCGAGCCGCTGTGGCGTCGGGAATATGTCGATCATGTGCAGATCACCGCCGCCGAGACGGTCGGGGTAGAAGGGCGTGGCGCGTTCTACGAGCCTACCGGCGCATTGCGCGACATGATTCCGAACCACTTGTTTCAATTGCTGGCGATGGTCGCGATGGAACCGCCGAATTCCTTCTCCGCGGAAACCGTGCGCAATGCAAAGGAGCAATTGTTCGAAGCGATCCGACCAATCGCGCCGGAAAACGCCGTGCGCGGTCAATACACGGCCGGTACCGTCGACGGTCGCGCGGTAACGGCGTATCGCGACAGCGCCGGCGTCGCGAAAGATAGCGATACCGAGACCTTCGTCGCGTTGAAACTCGAAATCGACAACTGGCGATGGTCGGGCGTGCCCTTCTATATGCGCACCGGCAAGTCGATGACCGGCCGTCGCACCGAGGTCGTCGTGCGATTTCGCACGGCGCCCTTCGCGATGTTTCAGGATACGCCGGTCGACGAATTGACGCCCAACGATCTGGTGCTGAACATCCAGCCGGCGCAAGGCGTCACGCTGAACATCAGCGCCAAGATTCCGGGGCAGAAGATGCAGCTATCGGGCGTCGAAATGAAATTTCGCTACGAAGACGCGTTCAAGCTGACACCGAACGTGGGCTACGAAACGTTGTTGTACGATTGTCTGTGTGGCGATGCGACGCTGTTTCAGCGAGCGGATAATATCGAGGCTGCGTGGCGTGTGGTCGATCCCGCGCTGAAGGCGTGGGCCGCCGACAGGAACGGACCGGAACGCTATGCGGCGGGTTCCTCGGGGCCCGAAGGCGCGGAGGAGTTGCTGCGCAAGGATGGGCGTTCCTGGTCGCGACTGGATAAAGCGGGCTGA
- the treF gene encoding alpha,alpha-trehalase TreF, with protein sequence MTHTSDEALSKGGKAPGVEHVAPADVLTPADRYQELFVAVQGGRVFGDSKTFVDCIPLRDPAEILERYRAGKDQADFDLKTFVADHFVHEQVVHSHYVSDPNQTMVAHIDGLWPVLTRDPSQHPKQGSLLPLPYEYVVPGGRFGEMYYWDSYFTMLGLAESDRPHLLRAMADNFAFLIDTYGHVPNGNRSYYLSRSQPPVFALMIDFFEQQGIEHALRYLPQLKREHAFWMDGAETIHPGGACRHVVRLPDGAYLNRYWDDRDTPREEGYLEDVETARRSSRPAGDVYRDLRAGAASGWDFSSRWLGDPNDLSTIRTTAILPVDLNSFLYKLETQIERLSDAGGDTATAALFRQKAAARQAAVDRYLWSEALGAYVDFDFGTNEQARIVTAATATPLYVAMANPQQAQRVADALASRLLAAGGLMTTEQASPQQWDRANGWAPLQWIAITGLWRYGQQALSRDIAHRWLDTVSAVYGRESKLVEKYALDTGNASAVTGGGGGEYPLQDGFGWTNGVTRKLLHDHPTHRAHQQRAGKDAPVS encoded by the coding sequence ATGACCCATACCAGCGACGAAGCGCTTTCGAAAGGCGGCAAGGCACCCGGGGTCGAGCATGTCGCGCCAGCGGACGTCCTGACGCCGGCCGATCGCTATCAGGAGTTGTTCGTCGCCGTGCAGGGCGGCCGCGTGTTCGGGGACAGCAAGACGTTCGTCGACTGCATCCCGTTGCGCGACCCCGCCGAGATACTGGAGCGCTATCGTGCCGGGAAAGATCAGGCCGATTTCGATTTGAAAACGTTCGTCGCGGATCATTTCGTGCACGAACAGGTCGTCCACAGCCATTACGTATCCGACCCGAACCAGACGATGGTCGCGCATATCGATGGTCTGTGGCCCGTGCTGACACGCGACCCGTCGCAACATCCGAAGCAGGGCTCGTTGCTGCCGCTACCTTACGAATACGTCGTCCCCGGCGGCCGATTCGGGGAGATGTATTACTGGGACTCGTATTTCACGATGCTCGGTCTCGCCGAGAGCGACCGCCCCCATCTGCTGCGCGCGATGGCCGACAATTTCGCTTTCCTGATCGACACCTACGGGCATGTTCCCAATGGCAACCGCAGTTATTATCTGAGCCGGTCGCAACCGCCCGTGTTCGCGCTGATGATCGATTTTTTCGAACAACAGGGTATCGAACACGCGCTCCGGTATCTTCCGCAATTGAAGCGCGAGCACGCGTTCTGGATGGACGGCGCGGAAACGATCCATCCCGGCGGCGCCTGCCGGCACGTCGTTCGACTGCCGGATGGCGCCTATCTGAACCGCTATTGGGACGACCGCGACACGCCTCGCGAGGAAGGTTATCTGGAAGATGTCGAGACCGCGCGGCGTTCGTCGCGTCCGGCCGGCGACGTCTATCGCGATTTGCGCGCCGGTGCCGCTTCCGGTTGGGATTTCAGTTCGCGATGGCTGGGGGACCCGAACGATTTGTCGACGATCCGCACGACGGCGATTCTGCCGGTCGATCTGAACAGCTTTCTCTACAAGCTGGAAACGCAGATAGAACGCCTCAGCGATGCCGGTGGCGACACCGCCACCGCCGCACTGTTTCGTCAAAAAGCCGCGGCGCGCCAGGCTGCGGTCGACCGCTATCTGTGGAGCGAGGCGCTGGGTGCCTATGTCGACTTCGATTTCGGCACCAACGAACAAGCCAGGATCGTGACCGCGGCCACGGCCACGCCGTTGTACGTCGCGATGGCGAATCCGCAGCAGGCGCAGCGCGTCGCCGACGCGCTCGCGTCCCGCCTGCTGGCAGCGGGTGGACTGATGACCACGGAACAGGCCAGCCCGCAGCAATGGGATCGCGCGAACGGCTGGGCGCCGCTGCAGTGGATCGCCATCACGGGACTGTGGCGGTATGGGCAGCAGGCGCTTTCCCGGGATATCGCGCACCGCTGGCTGGACACCGTCAGCGCCGTCTATGGCCGTGAAAGCAAGCTCGTCGAGAAATACGCGCTCGACACCGGCAACGCTTCCGCCGTGACAGGCGGCGGCGGTGGCGAGTACCCCTTGCAGGATGGCTTCGGCTGGACCAATGGCGTGACGCGCAAACTACTGCACGATCATCCGACGCACCGCGCCCACCAGCAGCGGGCGGGAAAGGATGCACCGGTTTCCTGA
- a CDS encoding RidA family protein, translating to MSDIIRIDSNQRMSRVVKAAGLVFVGGQTAGDRTLDVKGQTEQVLAKIDGFLAQAGIDKTRLVSAQIWLADIARDFAGMNEVWDAWVAPGCAPTRATVQSALAAPDLLVEITVTALG from the coding sequence ATGAGCGACATCATCCGCATCGACAGCAACCAGCGCATGAGCCGCGTCGTCAAGGCCGCCGGCCTGGTCTTCGTCGGCGGCCAGACCGCGGGCGACCGCACGCTGGACGTCAAGGGCCAGACCGAGCAGGTGCTGGCCAAGATCGACGGCTTCCTCGCGCAGGCCGGCATCGACAAGACCCGTCTGGTCTCCGCGCAGATCTGGCTGGCCGACATCGCGCGCGATTTCGCCGGCATGAACGAAGTCTGGGACGCGTGGGTCGCGCCCGGCTGCGCCCCGACCCGCGCCACGGTCCAGTCGGCGCTCGCCGCGCCGGATCTGCTGGTGGAGATCACGGTGACGGCGCTGGGTTGA
- a CDS encoding NAD(P)/FAD-dependent oxidoreductase translates to MVIGGGLHGASTAFHLAQRGARVIVLEADYVGRHSSGVNAGGVRTLGRPLPEIPLALMSREIWHRIVETIGDDAGFVPSGQMKIAESDAELAECQARVDLLQTHGFTHEKIIDRKTVLALEPAIAPHVTGAIWVEDDGYALPFRATAAFRRAAQARGAVFHEGTPVTRIEQSGARWFAQTPAGRLDAQHLVVTAGAWAGELAAQVGEPVPMHPEGLMLMVTHRAAPFCRATLGATGRPLSFKQFDNGTVVIGGKLIGIADLPARHGEVDFARLVKSANTVVDLFPHLRHLGINRAWAGVEAFIDDGLPVISKSRRAANLTYSFGYCGSGFQLGPGCGKLVSELVLDGQASLPLDAFAIDRFPVPA, encoded by the coding sequence ATCGTGATCGGCGGCGGCCTGCATGGCGCCAGCACCGCCTTCCATCTGGCGCAGCGCGGCGCGCGCGTCATCGTGCTGGAGGCGGACTATGTCGGACGTCATTCGTCCGGCGTCAATGCCGGTGGCGTGCGCACGCTTGGCCGTCCTCTTCCCGAAATTCCGCTCGCGCTGATGTCGCGCGAGATCTGGCATCGCATCGTCGAGACGATCGGTGACGACGCCGGCTTCGTGCCGTCCGGGCAGATGAAGATCGCCGAGAGCGACGCCGAACTCGCCGAATGCCAGGCGCGGGTCGACCTGCTCCAGACGCACGGTTTCACGCACGAGAAGATCATCGACCGCAAGACCGTGCTGGCGCTCGAACCGGCGATCGCCCCGCACGTCACCGGGGCGATCTGGGTCGAGGACGACGGCTACGCGTTGCCGTTTCGGGCCACCGCCGCATTTCGCCGGGCCGCGCAGGCGCGCGGCGCGGTGTTCCACGAAGGTACGCCCGTTACGCGGATCGAACAAAGCGGCGCGCGCTGGTTCGCGCAGACGCCGGCGGGCCGCCTCGACGCGCAGCATCTGGTGGTGACCGCCGGCGCATGGGCCGGCGAACTGGCCGCGCAGGTGGGCGAGCCGGTGCCGATGCATCCCGAAGGCCTGATGCTGATGGTCACGCACCGGGCCGCCCCGTTCTGCCGCGCCACGCTGGGCGCCACCGGCCGGCCGCTGTCGTTCAAACAGTTCGACAACGGCACGGTGGTGATCGGCGGCAAGCTGATCGGCATCGCCGACCTGCCCGCGCGTCATGGCGAAGTCGACTTCGCGCGTCTGGTCAAAAGCGCGAACACGGTGGTCGACCTGTTTCCGCATCTGCGGCATCTGGGCATCAACCGCGCGTGGGCCGGCGTCGAGGCCTTCATCGACGATGGCCTGCCCGTCATCTCGAAAAGCCGTCGCGCCGCGAACCTGACCTATTCCTTCGGTTATTGCGGCAGTGGCTTCCAGCTCGGTCCGGGCTGCGGCAAACTCGTCTCCGAACTGGTGCTGGACGGCCAGGCATCGTTGCCGCTGGACGCCTTCGCGATCGACCGTTTTCCGGTGCCGGCCTGA
- a CDS encoding NAD(P)/FAD-dependent oxidoreductase, producing MLSETIDVVVIGAGPAGLAAATRAARAGLRVVVLDEQDAVGGQIYRAIERSGPQRRAILGPDYAAGAALAEAFASSGARYISHASVWQVTRERSVHYLKDGKVANFDAQRVILATGALERPFPIPGWTLPGVLTAGAAQILLKSAGEVPAEPPVLVGCGPLLYLLGWQYVRAGVPIRALVDTTRHEDRWRAKRHTLSALRAWPYLSKGLRLMRTLREAGVPMYEAADDLRIEGVRDADGVEHAAALRFTIGGAAYRLAANVILLHQGVVPNTQFTLSLRARHRWDDAQLCFTPDTDAWGELDTDGIFVAGDGGGIGGAQAAALQGEIAALAVAAQLGAIDPAARDRHAAPLRAALAGALRIRPFLDSLYRPRQENRVPKDDVIVCRCEEVTAGQLREYVRLGCLGPNQAKSFGRCGMGPCQGRMCGLTVTEVIAQARDVPPAEVGYYRIRPPIKPLTLGELAGE from the coding sequence ATGCTGAGTGAAACGATCGATGTCGTCGTGATCGGCGCGGGCCCCGCGGGTCTGGCCGCCGCCACCCGTGCCGCGCGGGCCGGCCTGCGGGTGGTCGTGCTCGACGAACAGGACGCCGTGGGCGGCCAGATCTATCGCGCCATCGAGCGCAGCGGCCCACAGCGGCGCGCGATCCTCGGACCCGACTATGCCGCCGGTGCCGCGCTGGCCGAGGCATTCGCCAGCTCGGGTGCGCGGTATATTTCGCACGCCTCGGTCTGGCAGGTGACGCGGGAACGTTCGGTCCACTATCTCAAAGACGGCAAGGTGGCGAACTTCGACGCACAGCGGGTGATCCTCGCCACCGGCGCGCTGGAGCGGCCGTTTCCGATCCCGGGCTGGACGCTGCCGGGCGTGCTCACCGCCGGCGCCGCGCAGATCCTGCTGAAAAGCGCCGGCGAGGTGCCGGCCGAGCCGCCCGTGCTGGTGGGCTGCGGCCCGCTGCTCTATCTGCTCGGCTGGCAGTATGTGCGTGCCGGGGTGCCGATCCGCGCGCTGGTCGACACCACGCGGCACGAAGACCGCTGGCGGGCGAAACGGCATACGCTGTCCGCACTGCGCGCCTGGCCCTACCTGAGCAAGGGCCTGCGACTGATGCGCACATTGCGCGAGGCGGGCGTGCCGATGTATGAAGCCGCCGACGACCTGCGCATCGAAGGCGTGCGGGACGCCGACGGTGTCGAACACGCCGCCGCGCTGCGCTTCACGATCGGCGGCGCGGCCTACCGCCTCGCAGCGAACGTCATCCTGCTGCACCAGGGCGTCGTGCCGAACACGCAGTTCACGCTCTCGCTGCGCGCCCGGCACCGCTGGGACGACGCGCAACTGTGCTTCACGCCGGACACCGACGCCTGGGGCGAACTCGATACCGACGGCATCTTCGTCGCCGGCGACGGCGGCGGTATCGGCGGCGCGCAGGCCGCGGCGCTGCAGGGCGAGATCGCCGCGCTGGCGGTGGCCGCGCAACTCGGCGCGATCGATCCCGCCGCGCGCGACCGGCACGCCGCGCCGCTGCGCGCCGCGCTCGCGGGCGCGCTGCGCATCCGCCCCTTTCTCGACAGCCTGTATCGCCCGCGGCAGGAAAACCGCGTGCCGAAGGACGATGTGATCGTCTGCCGCTGCGAGGAAGTCACCGCCGGCCAGTTGCGCGAATATGTCCGGCTGGGCTGTCTCGGCCCGAACCAGGCGAAGTCCTTCGGCCGCTGCGGCATGGGCCCCTGTCAGGGCCGGATGTGCGGCCTGACCGTGACCGAAGTGATCGCGCAGGCGCGCGACGTGCCGCCCGCCGAAGTCGGGTACTACCGCATTCGGCCGCCGATCAAACCGCTGACGCTCGGGGAGCTCGCCGGTGAATAG
- a CDS encoding (2Fe-2S)-binding protein produces the protein MTAKPLFQVLTAVSPAAADASAPASGDAHADAHAVPDADITLWFNDQPLAVPGGRSVAAALLAAGVRRFRATPVSGTARAPYCMMGACFECLVEIDGVPSRQSCLVPVVDGMRIRSQEGASDLPPSFHVPAAAPEQRDAE, from the coding sequence ATGACCGCCAAACCGCTGTTCCAGGTGCTGACCGCCGTCAGTCCCGCTGCCGCCGACGCGAGCGCGCCCGCCTCCGGCGACGCGCATGCCGATGCACACGCTGTTCCGGACGCCGACATCACCCTCTGGTTCAACGACCAGCCCCTTGCCGTGCCGGGCGGCCGCTCGGTCGCCGCGGCGCTGCTCGCCGCGGGCGTGCGCCGGTTTCGCGCGACACCCGTTTCCGGGACGGCGCGCGCACCGTATTGCATGATGGGCGCCTGTTTCGAATGTCTGGTCGAGATCGACGGCGTGCCGAGCCGCCAAAGCTGTCTGGTCCCGGTCGTCGACGGCATGCGAATCCGCTCGCAGGAAGGCGCCAGCGACCTGCCCCCGTCCTTTCACGTGCCGGCAGCGGCACCGGAGCAACGCGATGCTGAGTGA
- a CDS encoding NAD(P)/FAD-dependent oxidoreductase gives MTGNAGGSADVLVLGGGLVGSAVAYGLARQGAKVTALDQGDGGFRASRGNFGLVWIQGKGYGLSPYARWSRSSAERWPGLAAHLLEETGVDVALKQPGGFYLCFSDEEMADRELRLSTLQRELGGDYPYELMNAKTVRERLPAIGPEVVGASYTPMDGHVNPLKLLRALHDAMQQRGVTLVNNEHVGRIVPERNGFAVHGKHGVWRAPRIVLSAGLGNRELAPQVGLHAPVAPNRGQVLVSERVAPFLNYPTINVRQTDEGSVQFGDSMEEAGFDDFTTTDVLSEIARRGLRAFPLLKDVRLVRMWAALRVYSPDSFPIYEQSTRHPGAFVVTCHSGVTLAAAHAMRIAPWVVGGDMPDELAAFPGGRFLQSP, from the coding sequence AGGTGACGGCGCTGGACCAGGGCGACGGCGGTTTCCGCGCGTCGCGCGGCAACTTCGGGCTGGTCTGGATCCAGGGCAAGGGCTATGGCCTCTCGCCCTATGCGCGCTGGTCGCGCAGTTCCGCCGAACGCTGGCCGGGGCTGGCCGCGCATCTGCTCGAAGAGACCGGCGTCGACGTCGCGCTCAAGCAGCCCGGCGGCTTCTACCTGTGCTTCTCCGACGAGGAGATGGCGGACCGGGAATTGCGCCTGTCGACGCTGCAACGCGAACTCGGCGGCGATTACCCCTACGAACTGATGAACGCGAAGACGGTGCGCGAGCGCCTGCCGGCCATCGGCCCGGAAGTGGTGGGCGCGAGCTACACGCCCATGGACGGGCACGTCAACCCATTGAAGCTGCTGCGTGCGCTGCACGACGCGATGCAGCAGCGCGGCGTCACGCTCGTCAACAACGAGCATGTCGGGCGCATCGTCCCGGAGCGGAACGGTTTCGCCGTGCACGGCAAGCACGGCGTCTGGCGCGCGCCGCGCATCGTGCTGTCCGCGGGGCTCGGCAACCGGGAACTCGCGCCGCAGGTCGGCCTGCACGCGCCGGTCGCGCCGAACCGCGGCCAAGTGCTGGTCAGCGAGCGCGTCGCGCCCTTTTTGAACTATCCGACGATCAACGTCCGGCAGACCGACGAAGGCTCGGTGCAGTTCGGCGACTCGATGGAGGAAGCGGGCTTCGACGACTTCACCACCACCGACGTGCTGTCGGAGATCGCGCGCCGCGGCCTGCGCGCCTTTCCGCTGCTCAAGGACGTGCGCCTGGTACGCATGTGGGCGGCGCTGCGCGTCTACAGCCCGGACAGCTTTCCGATCTACGAACAATCGACACGGCACCCGGGGGCGTTCGTCGTCACCTGCCACAGCGGCGTGACGCTCGCCGCCGCGCACGCGATGCGCATCGCGCCGTGGGTGGTCGGGGGCGACATGCCCGACGAACTCGCCGCCTTCCCCGGTGGACGATTTCTGCAAAGTCCGTGA